The stretch of DNA GGATGCCCTCCCCGCCATTGGCGGCGAGGGCGTCGTCGACGTCCTTCAGCACGTGAAGGCCGCCTTGCGTGGTGTAGTCGTGATAGCTGGCGATGCAGACCGTCTCGATCAGCCGGATGCCGAGCTCGCGCGAGATGATCGCCGCCGGCACCAGGCCGCCGCGCGTGATGCAGACGATGGCCGAGAACGGCCCGGAGCCGGACAGCCGCCAGGCGAGGGCGCGCGCATCGCGATGGAACTGGTCCCAGGAGACGGGGAAGGCCTTGTCGGGCGGGGCAGGACTCATCGTCCGATCCTTCTGCGGAAAGCCGCGGCACGTGGCGCCGTGGCCGGCGATAAAGCGCAAGCGCGCCCGTTCCACAAGCCCCGCGCGACACGGCCGGCGATGCGGCCTCAGCCTGTGCCGGAACCGCCGTGCGATCAAGCACCGCCAGCGGCCGGGCCTCAGCCCTGCTTCTGCGCGACGACGGCGCGCACCATCAGCTCCACCGCGGTCTTGGCCGCGGCCACCGCGGCCGGATCCTTGCCGCGGATGACGAGCTGGGTCTGGAAGCCCTGCGGGCCGAAGGAGGGATAGGAGCCGATCGAGACGTCGGCGTGCTCGGCGGCGATCGCCGCCAGCGGCTGGGCGATCATGCCCTCGCCGATGCCGTAGCCCGGCGAGACCGTCTCGGCGATCATCCTGGCGCCGGTCTCGAGCGTCGGCACGATGGAGTCGAGCATGCGCTGCATGATGTGGGGCACGCCGGCCATGACGATGACGTTGCCGATCTTGAAGCCGGGCGCGCCGGAGACCGGGTTCTCGATCAGGTCGGCACCGTCGGGGATACGGGCCATGCGCAGCCGCGCCTCGGTGAGCTCGCCGTCGGCGTAGCGCGCCTTGAGGATCGCCACGGCGCGCGGGTCATGGTCGATGCCGACGCCGAAGGCCTTGGCCATGGCATCGGCGGTGATGTCGTCATGGGTCGGGCCGATGCCGCCGGTGGAGAAGACATAGGTGTAGCGCGCCCTGAGCGCGTCGACCGCGGCGACGATCTCGGCCTCGACGTCCGGCACGACGCGGACCTCGCGCGCGTCGATGCCGACGCCGCCGAGATATTCGGCGATGTAGCCGATGTTCTTGTCCTTGGTGCGGCCGGAGAGGATCTCGTCGCCGATGACGAGGATCGCGGCGGTGACGGTCTTGAATTCGGTCATGGATGAAGCTCCGGCATCACGCCGGTTTATAGCGTGACGCCGCAGAAGCAAGAACCCTGCAAACAGAACCCGGCGTGGCTCAGGCCGCCATCCGGGCGCGATTGCCGTCGCGGGCGATCATGAAGCGCAGGGCGCGGCGCGCGGTGGTGGGGGTCATGCCCTCGAACTCGCGCTGCATCGCCTCCAGGTCGCCGCGCCCGGGAGCACCCTGCGGACGCAGGCGCAGCGCCAGGTTGAGCGTCGGCCAGGTGAAGTTGAGCGCGCGCAGCATCAGCACCAGGCCGCCGTTCCGGTCGGCGCAGAGCGTGGTCTCCACCGCATCGAGCGGCAGCTTGCTGAGGCTGGCGAGGGCGCAGACCGCCTCCTCGAAGCGGCCGGCCCGGGCGAAGCCGGCGACAGCGGCCTCGTTCAGCTGGCCGCTCTCGACGAGGCCGTTCACGACGGCGACCGCATCGGCATAGTCGCGACGCCTGGTCGGGGTCTCGGCATCGAGCGTGGTGGCGGCATCCTGCACCAGCTTGTCGAGGGCGCCGAGGGTCTCGCGGCTGGCCCGGTGCAGCAACAGCGTCTTGACGTCCTTGGCCGCCTTCTCGATCAACAGCTTGAAATGCTCCGGCGGCAGGTCGGCCCGCAGGCCGACGACCTGCTGCAGGGCCGGATCGCGCTCGGAGCGCTGCACCAGCGCCCCGAAGCCGCCGTCCGAAAAGGCGGCGCCCGGGTTGCGCGCGGCCGATTGCAGGACCGTGCGGTCGCCACGCTCGACCAGGACGTCGGTGACGGACGCGGGCAGCGCCTTGCGGCCGGAGATCGCCAGGAGATGGTCCTGGTCGACCTCGCGGGCGATCTCGTTGAGGTCGTCCTCGGTAAGGCGCTGCGACTGCGCCAGGATCGGCGCCGCGACGCTGATATGGTCGCGAGCCAGGGCGTTGACCGCCTGCTTCGGCGCGTTGGGGATCGGCGCCAGCACGCGCGCGACGCTCGCCCGCGTCTGGGTCTCCACCACCTGCAGGAAACGGCGCATCACCTCGTCGTAGACGTCGACATGGGTCTCCGCCAGGCTGTCGGCCGTGGTGACGAACAGGTTGGTGATGCTCTTCAGGGAGCGCACGTGCCGCATCGGGTCGTTCTGGGCAATAGCAACGTCCAGCTCCGTCAGGAGCGACATCAGGGACAGGCTCATGACGGCTCCTCAGGCGGCGGACAGCTCGACGGCGTGCTCGCCGAGATTGGCTTGGATGACGGCGGTGATCTTGGCGCGCAGCTCGCGATCCATGGTCTCGCCGAGCAGCATGCGCAGGGTCTGCTGCACCGTCGAAACGCTCACGCCCTCGTCCACGGCCGCCGCCAGGGCGCGCCATTTCATCAGGGGATCGAGCGTTCCGCATACGTCGAACAGGATGATCGGCCGGATGCCG from Labrys wisconsinensis encodes:
- the gpt gene encoding xanthine phosphoribosyltransferase, yielding MSPAPPDKAFPVSWDQFHRDARALAWRLSGSGPFSAIVCITRGGLVPAAIISRELGIRLIETVCIASYHDYTTQGGLHVLKDVDDALAANGGEGILVVDDLVDTGKTARVVRDRLPKAHVATVYAKPLGRPLVDTFITEVSQDTWIYFPWDMGYTFQPPIAQGSAG
- a CDS encoding competence/damage-inducible protein A, translating into MTEFKTVTAAILVIGDEILSGRTKDKNIGYIAEYLGGVGIDAREVRVVPDVEAEIVAAVDALRARYTYVFSTGGIGPTHDDITADAMAKAFGVGIDHDPRAVAILKARYADGELTEARLRMARIPDGADLIENPVSGAPGFKIGNVIVMAGVPHIMQRMLDSIVPTLETGARMIAETVSPGYGIGEGMIAQPLAAIAAEHADVSIGSYPSFGPQGFQTQLVIRGKDPAAVAAAKTAVELMVRAVVAQKQG
- a CDS encoding DUF2336 domain-containing protein; its protein translation is MSLSLMSLLTELDVAIAQNDPMRHVRSLKSITNLFVTTADSLAETHVDVYDEVMRRFLQVVETQTRASVARVLAPIPNAPKQAVNALARDHISVAAPILAQSQRLTEDDLNEIAREVDQDHLLAISGRKALPASVTDVLVERGDRTVLQSAARNPGAAFSDGGFGALVQRSERDPALQQVVGLRADLPPEHFKLLIEKAAKDVKTLLLHRASRETLGALDKLVQDAATTLDAETPTRRRDYADAVAVVNGLVESGQLNEAAVAGFARAGRFEEAVCALASLSKLPLDAVETTLCADRNGGLVLMLRALNFTWPTLNLALRLRPQGAPGRGDLEAMQREFEGMTPTTARRALRFMIARDGNRARMAA